Proteins encoded in a region of the Mycolicibacterium duvalii genome:
- a CDS encoding carbohydrate kinase family protein, with protein sequence MRALVIGEALIDIVERDGQPTREHVGGSPLNVAVGLARLGREVDFLTHIGADERGRRIADYIETSGAQLVSGSMSASRTATARAQLDASGSATYTFDIEWQLSGIPEVPPPLVVHTGSIAAVLEPGCLAAKALVDTYHVSATVTFDPNIRPALVTDPDAARSRIDRLLEKADVVKVSSEDLHWLDPTRTPEQTAAAWLALGVSIVVVTLGADGALGVCADGSVRVPAGDVDVVDTVGAGDAFMTGLIDALWSMDLLGAQRRDRLAAIGTADLTTAVRAATVASALTVMRAGADLPDRVSLDEAAGSDILG encoded by the coding sequence GTGCGGGCACTGGTCATCGGCGAAGCGCTCATCGACATCGTCGAACGCGATGGGCAGCCGACCCGTGAGCATGTCGGCGGCAGCCCGTTGAATGTGGCCGTCGGCCTGGCCCGGCTCGGACGCGAGGTCGACTTCCTGACCCACATCGGTGCCGACGAGCGCGGCCGGCGCATCGCCGACTACATCGAAACCTCGGGTGCGCAACTGGTTTCGGGCAGCATGAGCGCCTCCAGAACGGCGACGGCGCGCGCGCAACTGGACGCGTCGGGGTCGGCCACCTACACGTTCGACATCGAGTGGCAGCTCAGCGGAATCCCGGAGGTGCCGCCGCCGCTGGTGGTCCACACCGGCTCGATCGCGGCCGTGCTGGAACCGGGATGCCTCGCGGCCAAGGCGTTGGTCGACACCTATCACGTCTCTGCGACGGTCACCTTCGACCCGAACATCCGCCCGGCCCTGGTCACCGACCCGGACGCGGCACGCTCGCGCATCGACCGACTTCTCGAGAAGGCCGATGTGGTGAAGGTCAGCAGCGAGGATCTGCACTGGCTGGACCCGACGCGCACCCCCGAGCAGACGGCCGCCGCGTGGCTCGCGCTGGGGGTGTCGATTGTCGTGGTGACGTTGGGCGCGGACGGCGCGCTGGGTGTGTGTGCCGACGGGTCGGTGCGGGTACCTGCCGGAGATGTCGACGTGGTGGACACCGTGGGTGCGGGAGACGCGTTCATGACCGGCTTGATCGACGCGCTCTGGTCGATGGACCTGCTCGGCGCACAGCGCCGCGACCGTCTCGCGGCGATCGGTACAGCGGATCTGACGACGGCCGTGCGCGCGGCGACGGTGGCTTCGGCGCTGACGGTGATGCGCGCCGGCGCCGACCTGCCCGACCGTGTCAGCCTCGACGAGGCCGCCGGATCGGACATACTGGGCTGA
- a CDS encoding ATP-dependent DNA ligase, producing MVDRYDRVKLTNPDKVLYPATGARSEPVTKAEVFDYYINVAAGMLPHIAGRAVTRKRWPNGVEQEAFFEKQLASSAPDWLDRATLVHKSGSTTYPVIDTVEGLAWIAQQAALEVHVPQWRFEQGEMGPATRVVFDLDPGEGVTFRQLCEVAHEVRDLITDIGLRTFPLTSGSKGIHLYVPLDVPISSRGASVLAKRVAQQLEQMMPKQVTATMTRSLRAGKVFVDWSQNNGNKTTIAPYSLRGREHPTVAAPRTWEEIEDPDLRHLMFDEVLDRLDRDGDLLADLDPPLPVPDRLTRYRSMRDTAKTPEPIPPDAPKTGNNDAFVIQEHHARRLHYDFRLERDGVLVSWAVPKNLPETPAVNHLAVHTEDHPMEYLTFAGEIPKGEYGGGEVYIWDTGTYETEKFNDHPPDGPDKGGEVIVTLHGNKIRGRYALIQTGGKNWLAHRTKDQPGLSVTDLSPMLTTEGSVERLTKGQWAFEGKWDGYRLLVEADHGSLSLRSRRGRDVTAEYPQLQALAADLAEHHVILDGEAVALDESGVPSFGEMQNRARSTRVEFWAFDMLFLDGRSLLKAKYSDRRKVLEALAEGGGLIVPAQLPGDGPEALEAARKQRWEGVVAKKRDSTYQPGRRSSAWIKDKLWNTQEVVIGGWRQGEGGRTSGIGALLLGIPGEDGLQFVGRVGTGFTDKELAALKKTLAPLHTDESPFAAPLPRQDAKGVTFVRPELVGEVRYSERTSDGRLRQASWRGLRDDKTPDEVVWE from the coding sequence GTGGTGGACCGTTATGACCGGGTGAAGTTGACCAACCCGGACAAGGTGCTGTACCCCGCGACGGGCGCGCGGTCGGAGCCGGTCACCAAGGCCGAGGTCTTCGACTACTACATCAATGTCGCAGCGGGAATGCTGCCGCACATCGCCGGGCGCGCGGTGACCCGCAAACGGTGGCCCAACGGCGTCGAGCAGGAAGCCTTCTTCGAGAAGCAGCTGGCCTCGTCGGCGCCGGACTGGCTGGACCGCGCCACTCTCGTCCACAAGTCGGGCAGCACCACCTACCCGGTGATCGACACCGTCGAGGGGCTGGCCTGGATCGCGCAGCAGGCGGCGCTGGAAGTGCACGTGCCGCAGTGGCGCTTCGAGCAGGGCGAGATGGGTCCGGCGACGCGTGTGGTGTTCGATCTGGATCCGGGCGAGGGGGTGACGTTTCGCCAGCTGTGTGAGGTGGCCCATGAGGTGCGGGATCTGATCACCGACATCGGCCTGAGAACTTTCCCGCTGACCAGCGGCAGCAAGGGGATCCACCTGTACGTCCCGTTGGATGTGCCGATCAGCTCGCGCGGTGCGTCGGTGCTGGCCAAGCGGGTGGCGCAGCAGCTCGAACAGATGATGCCCAAGCAGGTCACCGCCACCATGACCAGGAGTCTGCGTGCGGGCAAGGTGTTCGTGGACTGGAGCCAGAACAACGGCAACAAGACCACCATCGCCCCGTACTCGTTGCGCGGACGCGAACACCCGACCGTCGCCGCACCGCGCACCTGGGAGGAGATCGAGGACCCGGACCTACGGCACCTGATGTTCGACGAGGTGCTCGACCGGCTGGACCGCGACGGCGATCTGCTCGCCGACCTCGACCCGCCGCTGCCGGTACCCGACCGGTTGACCCGCTACCGCAGCATGCGCGACACCGCGAAGACGCCCGAACCGATTCCGCCGGACGCGCCGAAAACGGGCAACAACGATGCGTTCGTCATCCAGGAGCACCATGCCCGCCGATTGCACTACGACTTCCGGCTGGAACGTGACGGCGTGCTGGTCAGCTGGGCGGTCCCGAAGAACCTGCCCGAAACCCCGGCCGTGAACCATCTCGCCGTGCACACCGAGGACCATCCGATGGAGTACCTCACCTTCGCCGGCGAGATCCCGAAGGGGGAGTACGGCGGCGGCGAGGTTTACATCTGGGACACCGGCACCTATGAGACCGAGAAGTTCAACGACCATCCGCCCGACGGTCCCGACAAGGGCGGGGAGGTGATCGTCACCCTGCACGGCAACAAGATCCGGGGCCGCTATGCGCTGATCCAGACCGGCGGCAAGAACTGGCTCGCGCACCGGACCAAAGACCAGCCCGGTCTGAGCGTCACCGACCTGTCCCCGATGCTGACCACCGAAGGGTCCGTGGAACGGTTGACCAAGGGACAGTGGGCTTTCGAAGGCAAATGGGATGGCTATCGGCTGCTCGTCGAGGCCGATCACGGGTCGTTGTCGCTGCGGTCGCGCCGCGGACGTGATGTCACCGCCGAGTACCCGCAGCTGCAGGCGCTGGCCGCTGACCTCGCCGAGCACCACGTGATCCTCGACGGCGAGGCGGTCGCGCTCGACGAGTCCGGAGTGCCCAGCTTCGGCGAGATGCAGAACCGGGCCCGGTCCACGCGGGTGGAGTTCTGGGCCTTCGACATGCTGTTCCTCGACGGTCGGTCGCTGTTGAAAGCCAAGTACTCCGATCGCCGCAAGGTGCTCGAAGCCCTCGCCGAGGGCGGTGGGTTGATCGTGCCCGCGCAGCTGCCCGGCGACGGACCCGAGGCCCTGGAGGCCGCGCGGAAGCAGCGATGGGAGGGCGTCGTCGCCAAGAAGCGCGACTCCACCTACCAGCCTGGCCGGCGGTCGTCGGCGTGGATCAAGGACAAGCTGTGGAACACGCAGGAAGTCGTGATCGGGGGTTGGCGGCAAGGTGAAGGCGGGCGGACCAGTGGGATCGGCGCCCTGCTGCTCGGCATCCCGGGCGAGGACGGATTGCAGTTCGTCGGCCGTGTCGGTACCGGCTTCACTGACAAGGAGCTGGCGGCCCTGAAGAAGACTTTGGCGCCACTGCACACCGACGAATCACCCTTCGCCGCACCGCTTCCCCGGCAGGATGCCAAGGGTGTGACCTTCGTGCGTCCCGAGCTGGTGGGGGAGGTGCGCTACAGCGAACGCACCTCCGACGGACGCCTGCGACAGGCGAGTTGGCGTGGCCTGCGTGACGACAAGACGCCCGACGAGGTCGTCTGGGAATAG
- a CDS encoding HNH endonuclease signature motif containing protein, which yields MYVRSVSGVAVREAVSAVRAAVDALAACDLDLLTRPELVAALDELETVGCRLPAVRHRLLARLQDEATPQQMGAKSWKEVLSVRWRISRGEAGRRLTEAALLAPRQPITGPALPPALPATAAAQAHGLINDEHVEVIRKAINKLPGFVDTTTREKFELDLVRNAVGAGPKELQDAAALTLFLLDQDGPEPDEHERARKRGVSMGKQRDDGTTSVTAEWTPEARAVWEVIFAKYAAPGMCNPDDPQPCTSGTPTQAQIDNDHRSLAQRQHDAMVAAGRIVLMSGELGHLNGLPVSVIIRTTLQDLESRAGIGTTGAGTVLPIAEVLRLASHAHHYLAVFDRATGSALDLFRTRRTASPAQRIMLIARDGGCTKPGCTIGAYGCQVHHAAGDWAHGGNTNIDELALACGPDNRLVDTDNGWTTRITGGDVEWIPPPHLDTGQARLNNYHRPERLLRPPEPEWLSDNDTEDLYPAQPADSEKGDTAPPADGPSRPGEPGQPGGPAPPDNHAA from the coding sequence ATGTATGTTCGAAGTGTGTCGGGTGTGGCTGTGCGGGAGGCGGTTTCGGCGGTGCGCGCCGCCGTGGACGCGCTCGCCGCCTGCGATCTGGACCTGCTGACCCGGCCGGAACTGGTGGCCGCGTTGGATGAGTTGGAGACGGTGGGGTGTCGGCTGCCCGCTGTCCGTCACCGGCTGCTGGCCCGGTTGCAGGATGAAGCGACCCCGCAGCAGATGGGCGCCAAATCGTGGAAAGAAGTGCTCTCGGTGCGGTGGCGCATCTCGCGCGGCGAGGCCGGCCGCCGGCTGACCGAGGCCGCGCTGCTCGCGCCGCGTCAGCCGATCACTGGGCCGGCGCTGCCGCCGGCGCTGCCTGCCACTGCCGCCGCCCAGGCCCACGGCCTGATCAACGACGAACACGTCGAGGTGATCCGCAAAGCCATCAACAAGCTGCCCGGCTTCGTCGACACCACCACCCGCGAGAAGTTCGAGCTCGACCTGGTGCGCAACGCGGTCGGGGCCGGGCCCAAAGAACTCCAGGATGCCGCCGCGCTCACCCTGTTCCTGCTCGATCAGGACGGGCCCGAACCCGACGAGCACGAACGCGCCCGCAAACGCGGGGTGTCGATGGGCAAGCAGCGCGACGACGGAACGACTTCGGTCACCGCCGAGTGGACCCCCGAAGCCCGCGCGGTCTGGGAAGTCATCTTCGCCAAATACGCCGCACCCGGGATGTGCAACCCCGACGACCCCCAACCCTGCACCTCCGGCACGCCGACCCAAGCCCAGATCGACAACGACCACCGCAGCCTGGCCCAACGCCAACACGACGCGATGGTCGCCGCCGGACGCATCGTGCTGATGAGCGGTGAACTCGGCCACCTCAACGGGCTTCCGGTGTCGGTCATCATCCGCACCACGCTGCAAGATCTCGAATCCCGGGCCGGGATCGGCACCACCGGTGCGGGCACCGTGTTGCCGATCGCCGAGGTGCTCCGGCTAGCTTCCCACGCCCACCACTATTTGGCGGTGTTCGACCGCGCCACCGGCTCCGCACTGGACCTGTTCCGCACTAGACGCACCGCGTCCCCGGCCCAGCGGATCATGCTGATCGCCCGCGACGGCGGCTGCACCAAACCCGGCTGCACCATCGGCGCCTACGGCTGCCAGGTCCACCACGCCGCCGGCGACTGGGCCCACGGCGGCAACACCAACATCGACGAACTCGCCCTGGCCTGCGGCCCCGACAACCGCCTCGTCGACACCGACAACGGCTGGACCACGCGCATCACCGGCGGCGACGTCGAATGGATCCCCCCACCCCACCTCGACACCGGGCAGGCCCGGCTCAACAACTACCACCGCCCCGAACGCCTGCTGCGCCCACCCGAACCAGAATGGCTCAGCGACAACGACACCGAGGATCTCTACCCGGCGCAGCCCGCCGACAGCGAAAAGGGAGACACCGCACCACCGGCCGACGGCCCGAGCAGGCCCGGCGAGCCCGGCCAACCCGGCGGACCCGCGCCCCCCGACAACCACGCAGCCTGA
- the rnhA gene encoding ribonuclease HI translates to MSAPAGDPVIIHTDGGCRPNPGPGGWGAVLRQRHHVREMFGGEPAMTSNNRMELMAPIMALEALTRPVIVHLHTDSTYVRNGITKWVLGWERNGWLTAAKQPVKNVDLWQRLRVACERHQVEWFWVKGHSGIADNELADQLATRGLQQALEAAVPS, encoded by the coding sequence GTGAGCGCGCCCGCCGGTGACCCCGTCATCATCCACACCGACGGCGGATGCCGCCCCAACCCCGGACCCGGTGGCTGGGGTGCGGTGTTGCGCCAGCGCCACCACGTTCGCGAGATGTTCGGCGGCGAGCCCGCGATGACGAGCAACAACCGGATGGAGCTGATGGCGCCGATCATGGCGCTCGAAGCGCTGACCCGACCGGTGATCGTGCATCTGCACACCGATAGCACCTACGTGCGCAACGGGATCACCAAGTGGGTGCTCGGTTGGGAACGCAACGGCTGGCTGACGGCCGCCAAACAACCGGTGAAGAACGTCGACCTGTGGCAGCGCCTTCGAGTGGCCTGCGAGCGGCATCAGGTCGAATGGTTCTGGGTGAAAGGCCATTCGGGCATCGCCGACAACGAGTTGGCCGACCAGCTGGCGACCCGCGGGCTGCAGCAGGCGCTCGAGGCTGCCGTACCCAGCTGA
- a CDS encoding VOC family protein — protein sequence MTVTVDELRVADPPDAWRQAGFTVDADDVCRVGGVRIRLLGSGHGTGVVGWALGGLGTEISGDLDGIPTERSDQGGATNPTTHDNGVTGIDHVVLMSPDLTRTVAALAAVGLVPRREREAELGGREIRQIFFRLGEIILEVVGAPGAAGHGPSTLWGITYVVADIDATVAFLGGGTGPIKNAVQPGRRITTLRNLDFGMSVRTAMISAAYPQNS from the coding sequence ATGACCGTCACCGTAGACGAACTGCGGGTCGCCGATCCTCCGGATGCGTGGCGGCAGGCCGGATTCACCGTCGACGCCGACGACGTCTGCCGCGTCGGTGGTGTGCGTATCCGTCTGCTGGGCAGCGGACATGGCACCGGAGTCGTCGGCTGGGCGTTGGGTGGCCTCGGGACCGAGATTTCCGGTGACCTCGACGGCATCCCGACCGAACGATCCGACCAGGGTGGTGCGACGAACCCCACCACCCACGACAACGGGGTGACCGGCATCGACCATGTCGTGCTGATGTCCCCCGATCTGACGCGAACGGTCGCCGCACTGGCAGCCGTCGGGTTGGTGCCTCGTCGTGAACGGGAGGCCGAACTCGGCGGTCGAGAAATCCGCCAGATCTTCTTCCGGCTGGGTGAGATCATCCTCGAGGTCGTGGGCGCACCCGGCGCGGCTGGGCACGGACCCTCCACGCTGTGGGGCATCACTTACGTGGTTGCCGACATCGACGCGACCGTCGCGTTCCTGGGCGGGGGCACCGGCCCGATCAAGAACGCCGTGCAGCCCGGACGCCGTATCACCACGCTGCGCAATCTCGACTTCGGAATGTCGGTCCGGACCGCGATGATCTCAGCGGCCTATCCTCAGAACTCGTGA
- a CDS encoding LLM class F420-dependent oxidoreductase, protein MKFGISTFVNDDTIDAVSLARAVEERGFDALAIAEHTHIPASRESAYPGGGELPGIYYRTLDPFVTLAAAAAVTSRIELITGIALLIQRDPIITAKEAASIDLISGGRFVFGVGAGWNIEELRHHGTEPKTRGALLDERIEAIKTLWTDEPAEYHGRFVDFDASYLRPKPVQQPHPPILIGGNSDATVKRIIRHGAGWISNPLPPAMLAQRVEQIRDVAGHDVPLTTFGTPPDADYWAALDDLGYRQANVLLPTKPLDESLTLLDAIAEKVAAYRG, encoded by the coding sequence ATGAAATTCGGGATCTCGACGTTCGTCAACGACGACACCATCGACGCGGTCTCGCTGGCTCGGGCGGTCGAGGAGCGCGGCTTCGACGCATTGGCCATCGCTGAGCACACCCACATCCCGGCCAGCCGCGAATCGGCCTACCCGGGGGGAGGTGAGCTGCCCGGCATCTACTACCGCACGCTGGACCCCTTCGTCACGCTCGCGGCCGCCGCGGCGGTCACGTCCCGCATCGAGTTGATCACCGGCATCGCGTTGCTGATCCAGCGCGACCCGATCATCACGGCCAAGGAAGCCGCCAGCATCGACCTGATCTCTGGGGGACGGTTCGTGTTCGGCGTGGGCGCCGGCTGGAACATCGAAGAACTGCGCCACCACGGCACCGAACCGAAGACCCGCGGCGCCCTCCTCGACGAGCGCATCGAGGCCATCAAAACGCTGTGGACCGACGAACCCGCTGAGTACCACGGACGCTTCGTCGACTTCGATGCGTCCTACCTGCGTCCCAAGCCGGTGCAGCAGCCGCACCCGCCGATCCTGATCGGCGGCAACTCCGACGCCACCGTCAAGCGCATCATCCGCCACGGTGCAGGCTGGATCTCCAACCCGTTGCCGCCCGCAATGCTCGCGCAGCGCGTCGAGCAGATCCGGGACGTTGCAGGCCACGACGTACCGCTGACGACCTTCGGGACACCGCCCGACGCCGACTACTGGGCAGCCCTGGACGACCTCGGGTACCGGCAGGCGAACGTGCTGTTGCCCACCAAGCCGCTCGACGAGTCGCTCACACTGCTCGATGCGATCGCCGAGAAGGTCGCCGCCTACCGCGGCTGA
- a CDS encoding class I SAM-dependent methyltransferase: MTAGPYDVPGAFDAGAKSYDVLVSANPGYHDHLKLSARRMQLPDQGRGLRLLDIGCGTGASTAALLDAAPHAEIVAVDGSAGMLDEARSKHWPGAVTFVHSRAEQLAAAGVAGPFDGILAAYLVRNLPDPDPVLRALWELLRPGGVLAVHEYSVRDSRVASAVWNAVCATVIIPAGRARSGDAGLYRYLRRSVNGFDGVNAFQDRLRRTGFTDVEEMTVPGWQRNIVHTFLGRRPRI; the protein is encoded by the coding sequence ATGACTGCTGGGCCCTACGACGTTCCTGGCGCCTTCGACGCCGGGGCGAAATCCTATGACGTCCTGGTCAGCGCCAATCCGGGCTACCACGACCACCTGAAGCTCTCGGCGCGTCGGATGCAACTGCCCGACCAGGGACGAGGCCTGCGGTTGCTCGACATCGGCTGCGGGACGGGCGCGTCGACCGCAGCACTGCTCGACGCCGCGCCGCACGCGGAGATCGTCGCCGTCGACGGGTCGGCCGGCATGCTCGACGAGGCCCGGTCCAAGCACTGGCCGGGTGCAGTCACCTTCGTGCACAGCCGCGCCGAGCAGCTGGCCGCGGCCGGTGTCGCGGGACCGTTCGACGGCATCCTGGCCGCCTACCTGGTGCGCAACCTCCCCGACCCCGACCCGGTGCTGCGGGCGCTATGGGAGCTGCTGCGACCCGGCGGCGTCCTCGCGGTGCACGAATACTCGGTGCGTGATTCCCGGGTGGCCAGCGCCGTGTGGAACGCCGTCTGCGCCACGGTGATCATCCCGGCGGGCCGGGCCCGGTCCGGCGATGCCGGCCTCTACCGTTACCTGCGGCGCAGCGTCAACGGGTTCGACGGGGTGAACGCCTTCCAGGATCGGTTGCGGCGCACCGGGTTCACCGATGTCGAGGAGATGACGGTCCCGGGGTGGCAGCGCAATATCGTCCACACGTTCCTCGGGCGCCGGCCACGGATCTAG